In the Arachis stenosperma cultivar V10309 chromosome 8, arast.V10309.gnm1.PFL2, whole genome shotgun sequence genome, attatatacataatatatatttaatattatttttttaaaattttaatatatctttttttttttctgaatttACTACATAGATTTTCAgcttattttttatgtattatttattttaattctaaagcctaataaatttttttgtacaAACATATTACTTTTAatctttatatattattttttttattttagattttagCCCAATATTTGAAacttacaaaaaattttaaaacttataGAAAAATAGTTAACCTGATTAacatttatctttttaaattcagaccattcaaataaaatataataaataaagagttCAGATTTGACGAATTCACAAAGTGTGCATTTTTAAATTCAGaccatttaaataaaatataataaatgaaGAGTTCAGATTTAATGAATTCACAAGGTGTGCAGTACTCTATATTTAACAAAGAGCGTTTAAGGATGAGCCCAATTAATCTTGCAAACCTACTTTGTTTTGTCTCAAATTATTTTAACTATACTACTATTTTTTAAACCCACTTGGACACTCTCCTGTCTCCTCAGACACATAAAAAAGCTATCAATCGGAGCAAATATTAATCACAAGTACAACTCATTCTCACAACCCCGacttataaaaatatatgaagCCATGAATCTACAAATGAACTACATCCGTATAAGTATACAAAAGAATGGGACATTCATTACAAGATTATACAAAATTGTTTTCATCAGTAAGTGTAAGCAAAACCATTCAGACccttcaaaataaaaataaaaataaaattgagacTCGATTAGCCAAAATGATGAAGAAAAACTACACAAAAAAGATttacttcttttctttgttcCTATACTTTCGTGTCTACTTTTTACCCCATGAATGAACAAAAGAAAGAGGGGAGTGGCGTGCCCTTTATGTTTGGTATTTCAATTTCCAATCGCATTCATCCGCAAGCAGCAACCAATACAACCCAATCGAAATTAGGGTTAATAACTATCTGCAACAACAATGGATTGAGTTTATACCGACTTCGAGCTCCCTCTGCAACTATTTTTATACATGTACATGGTTGCAAAACAGAAATTCCCAATCCAAAGCtgcaaaatatttttctatatagCCCTCAAAATGCAAATTGTGCCAGGATGGATTTCAAACAATGCTGGTGTTCAAACGAGCTACCCTTTGAGCTTCTTCCAGGTCCCTAATAAACCTgcaaattcaaataaaacacACGACTATACCTAAGAAATCCAGAACACTAACAAGTTTTGTagtcaatcaaaacaagaacaaaactGGAACTAtcaactcaaaattattggcaTTGGACATCAAATTGAAAACCCACTTGGAATACACTAAACATGAAATGACCACTAGTTGAATCAAAACTATTTTATTCACTTCATTATACCTCTTAGAATTGAGAACAGAAGAGCCACCAAGTATAAACCGCATTCCAGGATTGCTGGCATTTTGTAGAGCAACACATCTTGACTCCTCATAAGTTGTCCCACCAACAATGAAGATGATTACTTCCTGTGGCCTGCATGTCAATTGTCATGTAATCGTTAAACATAAAAACTCATACTATTCCACAATTCTATTGTGCGTGTGACTTCTAGAAATTCACAAAGAAAATACAACTGCTAGATTTAACAGCAACAAACCTTCCTTGTTGAAAGTGATTTCCAACAAATGGGTAGTCCACATCTCTCAGCCGTCCTTTGACGATGCTTTCCATGGTTTGGAAAAGAAGGGGTTGGTGCTGGGTATACACATTCTCAACACCCTGCAGCAAATCTCAAAACAGAAGTTGTTTAGAGTTGAACTTAATCTATCAAAGATAGGGCATGGTAATCATAATACTTCTGTGCATACCTTCAACCCACGGGCCATATTACGGGCAATATTCATTAGATCTCGATTTCCAAAAAGATCACCAGTTCTCTTGTCAACACCTGCTTGCTTTAAAAGAAACTGGACGAGCTGTTGTGTCAAAAACAAAATATCGATATCAGCAACTATCGCAGGCATGCATAGCcacatttatttatttgtaaAGAGGTACTTTCCATCTATTTGTAGTTCTGTACAATTTAATCTAGTTAACATATATTTCTATTCTCTGGAATCCAAAACCAAGGATATAAAATGACAATATGACCCAAAATTGACTTTACCAAACACACTACTTCTCCAAGGTTTAAAACATGGACAACATCCACTAAAAGATTAAGGACAGACAATCATGCCTGAGGATAAAAGGATTCAAGAAGAAAGCAACATCGTAGATTAATTTACCCCAGATTTATACTTGGCAGATCGGGAAGCCAGTTTGTTGAAAAGCTGCATTAACTGAACAGGGCTATCCTTCTCATATCGCAAAGCATATAGCATGACTAAACGCAGCCGGTCCACATCTGATATGCTATCATCATTTAGTAGATTTGTCACTGCCTGAAGATAGTACATTGAGACAAAAATTGTCACTTTTGTTAGTCTAAACTCCAAAGCCATTGTCAGTACATATGATAACAATTAGAAACATCGAGAAAAAATATTGGGGGAAGATAATAAGACACTAAAAAAATTGCTTTATGTATCTTGTAATCTGCTAGTGTAAGCATGGGTTGTTGGCCAAGGGAAAGGATTTTACACCTATACTTCACAATGTATCCTTGTCCTTACTTCACATCATTGATGGAAATTCAAATATATGTCAAGAAGTCCCCGATTGCAGAACGATGTACCGAGAACAGAATAAATTTTTACCCCATTAACAAATCAACTCTCCATGAAAACAATATGAAGCTTATTAAGGCAATGAACAGAATAATTACAAGATAAAATATCCTTTGAGATGAATGGTAGCACTGAAATGAGCAAACTACTATAGTCGAGTTTTCTAATTTATCATAACCATACAAAGAAATATGCATAAATATTCAGAgcttaaaataaattaaaaaatattgcaCCGCCAGCACCGCTCAAAAAGAATATCCCCCTTTTTTCATCTCCAAAGAGCCTTTTCTTTGAGTGAGAGAGAATACATTAGACCATCACCCAATAACTCTTGAAGTTTGAGCAAAAGCAAAGGAAATTTTGCTAATCATTAATACATACCTCAAACGCAGCCCCTTGTCCTCCATTGCAAGCCAGTTCCTGTTCTGTTTGTGAAACTGTCATAAGTTTTCGCTGTTGTACTATCTTGCTCATTTCTGTTACCAAAGTCACATGCTTTGACACATTCCCATGCATTTTTCTGTACTCAGGATAATTGTCAACAAATTTGGCCATGTCCTCTGACAAGAGTCAAACCATAAATCAATTAATTACATACTATGCTGCCATGTATAAAAATAGGTGTAATAGCAGAAGGAATTTTATTATTCTGAAATGTGAGACAATTATAAGTACAAACCTATCGTTTGGATGTTCTGGTTGCTCTTTGACACTTGCTGAAATTCATCAACCAGCCGCTTGATATTCATACCTATATCTCCAAAATTCTCATACATGTTAGCTTTGAAAAATGAATCTTGTTCCGACGACAACACAACCTCCTGCAACAGCAAATAGCACAATATTTCTTTCAATTTGTATAAAATCTAAACTCAAAGATATTGCTAACGTGATTAAATAGCATAAAAGTCTCTCTAACCTCCTGATCctttgaaaatttatcaatgGATTTCAAGTCCACCTTGTTGTCTTGGATTCCTATCAATTCATGAACCATAGCCTAGAAAGTAAAAGGCCACAAACAAGAATTACTTTATGAATAAACAAACTATCAGATAGTTAAGCTGTAAGATTGTCAGTAAGCACTGACTATAGCATTAATCCCATAGATACCTGATAGGTCCATTGATTGAGCAATGGGGTTACAGGATCATCTCTCCTGTCAAGCACCAACAACAGTGGTGAAACTTCTGTTCGCCTAAAATCGAAAAGACCACTTTCTTCTTGGTACATCAATTTCTGTTTGAAGCCCATTAATGTAAATTAGTTTTCACTACATATGCATGATAAATTATAACACATAGGGATACACATATTGCCAGATAAAACAACAATAAGATGGCTACATCTGTGCCAAAAGTATGCCTAGAGATATGCATGGTGAGTTcagaaaaatgaaaattataaagatttaaaagataaaagttaacaattaaaaaagaaaaaataataaaacacatGCAAACGCACCTTAAAAACATGCAAAAgttaaaatgcataagattGTCTAACATAAACAggaaaataacaaataatatatattatctaCTGAGAAAAAGTGACTACATAATTATATCAAAAATTCTACTCACATTTGCTTCGTGTGCTATTCTTTTGGCAATGTCAGACGTCCTTTGATATCTAATAACTGGTCTCCGTTTTAATGCCAAAAAGACAGCTGCTACACCATCAACAACCCGATCACAGAAGCGTTGCAGTGTTGAAGGATCCACCACAGCTGGGAGCATATAAATATAACTTGAAGGGATGTGCAAAGTGAAATGATAAGGATCAACTGCAATAAAGTCTGCGTAGAACTCCTGAATGATCGTAACAAAAACTACATCAGAATTAAACTTCGCAATACAAATACCAGCGTTTGAGATCACATATTCACAACAAAAAGGGATGGGGGGTTCAAGGGTTCCAGCACAAGAACGTGTGCAGTCATCTATCATCATAAAACAGATAGATAGAAAAGTTCCCATGTTTACAGCGCAAGCAAAAGCAGTTACCTGAACTTGCTGGACAGCTTCATGTTCATCTGAATCAGCAAGTATGTGAATTTGAGTGTCCTTCaatatgttggagaaaactgtAAATTTCAGAATGCATTCACAAAGTGTCTTCGAATCAATGcgagaaaaaaaattatcactTCAACTAGGGAAAATATACAAAACGGAATTCCTAAATAGGGATTGCTTTATATATACTACAGCATCTGTAAAGATTTAAAAGACCTACATAGGTGATATTCCCCAAATCTAGGAGCGGCGAGCTGGCGGCGCAAATGCTGGATGTTCTCCGTCATTGGGCGAAGGAAGTAAACGGCCTTGAGATGCGACATAAGCTCCTTCGACTTGGTTATGGAATCCACCAACTCCACCAAGAACACTTCCTTCTGAAGAAGCTCTGACTGTGAATACACAACGCTCACAATACTCACCTACACCATCAATTTCACATTTCACATCCATGTTGTAGCTCAACACCATAACCAGCAACACATATTTACGAGTTTACAATCATATGGAAAAATGAACGCCAATATCATaattgaaacaatgaatgaagAATTATATCAGAGAAAATGAATTGATTCGTTGAGATCGTGGTGCGTACCGTTTGGGAATCGAGGATTAGGACCTTCATGCCGGAGATGTCCTGCAGCATGCGGTTGACGTAGTCACGTGCAGAGGACGTGAGCAccatttttttttgtagtggtGACTCGAATAATATGGATCAATCTAAGTCTCAGTGGAGAGATTATAATCGAAGATGATTAACACCAAAGGGTTGCGAATCTGGTAGAGGGgttgcagaatttcagattcACCATCACTAAGGACCGAAGACGACGAGTCTTAAGCCTTCGGTTCTAAACGCACCGTTTCAGGCGTAGTTAATTGCCGAGTAATGCTGTTGATTCCAAATTTTCATTCCATTGGCAGCATTGCAACTAGTAACAACAACTCTTATGGTTAACTCAATAAATCTACAATTatgattattaatatttttatttataaaataaattactaaaaataataatagaagaTATACATTAAGAATAAAATCATTGATAACTGAGAGCTAGagatattttataaataaaataataataaaattttgtcactgtaataataataataataataataataataataataataataataataataataataaatatttattttaaaagtaaaaaatgattttaaaaaataactacaatgttttttaaaattgtaaaatttAATATAGTTTATATCTTATTAaatattctaatttatttttttaatttttttataatatattttaatttatcaaattaataattaatctatcacaaatttaaattttatttaaaaatttattattgatcGATGAATTTctatatgcacaaaattaaaatcaaaccCTGACACTTAAGCGagttaaatattttaatttattttatagttactAAAAGCAACCTTaccaaataatttttttcttaatgaTATTTTCAGACAATTAACAGTTGTTTTTGTCATTAACACAGTTACTTTTGAAAAGGCAATACAACAATTTCTGGTATGGGCTTCAGCCCGTCACGGTTACTCAATGCGAAAAATGGAGGCCCAAAACAAGTGACCCAAAAGAATGTAAAGACTACAGACGACGTCGTTTGAGTGAGTGTAAGTATTAAGTAACCTCACATTATCAACTCGAAGTAGCTAGCGGCAACAGCAATCGAGCTTTTGCATTTGAAGCTTCACAGCACGAACTCGCTGAACTGAAGTGCAGCTTCTGAAAAACCCTCAATAATGG is a window encoding:
- the LOC130943368 gene encoding vacuolar protein sorting-associated protein 45 homolog, yielding MVLTSSARDYVNRMLQDISGMKVLILDSQTVSIVSVVYSQSELLQKEVFLVELVDSITKSKELMSHLKAVYFLRPMTENIQHLRRQLAAPRFGEYHLFFSNILKDTQIHILADSDEHEAVQQVQEFYADFIAVDPYHFTLHIPSSYIYMLPAVVDPSTLQRFCDRVVDGVAAVFLALKRRPVIRYQRTSDIAKRIAHEANKLMYQEESGLFDFRRTEVSPLLLVLDRRDDPVTPLLNQWTYQAMVHELIGIQDNKVDLKSIDKFSKDQEEVVLSSEQDSFFKANMYENFGDIGMNIKRLVDEFQQVSKSNQNIQTIEDMAKFVDNYPEYRKMHGNVSKHVTLVTEMSKIVQQRKLMTVSQTEQELACNGGQGAAFEAVTNLLNDDSISDVDRLRLVMLYALRYEKDSPVQLMQLFNKLASRSAKYKSGLVQFLLKQAGVDKRTGDLFGNRDLMNIARNMARGLKGVENVYTQHQPLLFQTMESIVKGRLRDVDYPFVGNHFQQGRPQEVIIFIVGGTTYEESRCVALQNASNPGMRFILGGSSVLNSKRFIRDLEEAQRVARLNTSIV